The following are encoded together in the Hemicordylus capensis ecotype Gifberg chromosome 4, rHemCap1.1.pri, whole genome shotgun sequence genome:
- the CDH20 gene encoding cadherin-20 isoform X5, with protein sequence MLSSTGTVTIHVCSCDDKGLVMSCNAEAYILPVSLSRGALIAILACIFVLLVLVLLILSMRRHRKQPYIIDEDENIHENIVRYDDEGGGEEDTEAFDIAALWNPREVQVAMKSRQDMMPEIESLSRYVPQACTMDSSVHSYVLAKLYEADMDLWAPPFDSLQTYMFEGNGSVAESLSSLQSVTTDSEQSYDYLSDWGPRFKKLAEMYGATEGNGAFW encoded by the exons ATGCTGAGTAGCACTGGGACTGTAACAATTCACGTTTGCAGCTGTGATGACAAAGGTCTCGTGATGTCCTGCAATGCCGAGGCTTACATACTCCCTGTCAGCCTGAGCAGAGGAGCACTGATTGCCATTCTAGCCTGCATCTTTGTCCTACTAG TGCTGGTGCTGCTGATCTTATCCATGAGAAGACACAGGAAGCAGCCGTACATCATTGACGAAGACGAGAACATCCACGAAAACATTGTCCGATATGACGacgaggggggtggggaggaagacacAGAGGCCTTTGACATTGCTGCCCTGTGGAACCCTAGAGAGGTGCAAGTGGCCATGAAGAGCAGGCAGGACatgatgccagagattgaaagcCTCTCCAGATACGTGCCTCAGGCCTGCACGATGGACAGCAGTGTTCACAGCTACGTGTTGGCCAAGCTCTATGAAGCAGACATGGACCTCTGGGCACCTCCTTTTGACTCTCTCCAGACCTACATGTTTGAGGGcaatggctcagtggcagagtcgCTCAGTTCCTTACAGTCTGTGACTACGGACTCAGAGCAGAGCTATGACTATCTTTCAGACTGGGGGCCTCGCTTTAAAAAGCTGGCTGAAATGTACGGTGCCACAGAAGGGAATGGGGCCTTTTGGTAA